ATAagatatggttggggtgttgagAATATGGAAGACTTCATTTCCATTAATACAGAGGGGAGAAACTACAAATTAGGAATGACaataacagaaaagaaatatatgcaagaaaaaggTGCTTGATGTGAAAGTTATGACAAGGGTATGGGTAATGATCGAACTTACATAGGAAGAATTAGCAACAAATAAGTATAaagcaataaaaaagaaaaatgactttCTTCAaactccttcaaaaaaaaaaatttccatttttgtcttttgtttctccCCCCCTTAATACGACTCATAATTTCTTGCTAGTTTGTGGTGTCCCTTAAGTTTATGCTATAAGTTTTAAGATAACTTAAGATAactctcttatcttttctctttttctgggACATAGTGTAAGTGAAAATTGCATCACTAATGTGATAGTAAAAGCTAGAATATAGAATTCTTCATGTGGTGTTTTAGGCCCTGGTATTGGGCCATTGATTGCAAACTTAAAAATATTTGAATAAATTACCTTGCTATGGATGTACAAAAACATAAACTATTTATGATTTGTACATGTATGACAAGTCGTCATTAATACCTATTCTCTAGGCATCTGTATAATAATTTCTCATCATTCCACAGATCCCTTGGCACATATGTATTCGGCTGCATTTTCCCATATGGCTGCAGCAAGTTTAGGAGGGTACCTGTCTGCCTTAGCAAGAAGGCCAGAACCAGAAGCTCCTTCCCCTTCACAGCCTCCACCTACTTTATGGCCGCCAGATCTTGGTCAGCGttcaccctccccaccctcagaGGACTCAGCAGATGATGTGCCTTCAGCACCATTACACCTTGTGACGGAAGAAGCCAGTCGCCGTCGtcgagaagaagaagcagaagagcgTAGGAGAGAGGAAGAACAGCGACGCCCTCGTTCAAGATCTCCACGCTCACATTCTCCATACCAACATTCACCTGTGCCACGTCTTCGCTCACCACTTCGTCAGAGGTCTCCATTGCCTTCTCCACCCCCTTTGTCTCCTCTTACACCACCTCCAGTTCGGGAGCATAAACCAACCGTCAGCGCTACTTCAACAGCTGCTGCTTCAGCAGGAGCCACATCTCTTACTGGGACCAAAGCTGGGCCAGGCAAGGTACGCTCTGGACCCAAACCCAAACCATCACCCCTTTCAATTGAGGCTATTACTGGATCTCCACCAGTTTTATCACCACGTCAATTTTCAGCATCAAGCCTAAATACTCCATTAGTAAATCTACCCTCACCCCCGTACAGTGGTGTAGGTACAAAATCTCCTTACTTACCACTTCATTTGTGGTCGAGCTTAAGCCCCTTAGCCAGCCTGAGCCCACATTACGGGTCACCACGTAATCACCATCATTTCACTTTCCCTGCATTGCCGCAGTActcacaccttccaccaccagtggTTTCACCACTTCTACCCACAACAGCTTTTGATTTTTCTGCACTCACTTCACCTACAGAGAAGACAGCCACTGTGCCAGTTCTCCAATGACCTGAGGCTGTCCATGCTGCCCGCCCCAGTCACTCTCCATGCtctacaacccccacaaccacatCCAGTGCCAGCAGTCTACCACCTAGGTAGCCCTGTTGGAAATTAGGGATAATGTAGGTTACTGTGGATGAGTTACTTTTGTGCCTTCAGGATGTGGTTCCTGTGGACTTAGTACAAAATAAGACACATTGAGTATGGAGTGCAACTTTCTCTGTGGTCAGGTTACAAACGGTGGTGGCATGGACACATGGTGCTAGGAAGGCTCTAGTTAGTCCCTCTCCTGCCCATTTAAAACATCTAACTTTGTTCAACCCATAATGGGCAGGTTgattttaatttttaaatttttttttaactttcctgtAACTCTAGTTAAGTGTCATAATAGTTAAACCTAAATTTGCAGTGAACTCGGCGAAGTCCACCTTAATGGGCATTTCTCGTGTACACAGATGACAAGGTCACAAAAGCATTTGACTGCCGGgtacttttttcttttgccaGTGAGCATAAGACAGTACCTTTGCCCACAATTTGAAAATTTTGGGGCTTAAATAGATGATTTGACAACCAGAACAGGTTTCAGTTGAAAATCAGTGGTCCTGCTTACTAGGGGCATGATTAATTATAGTACCAGGAATTATTTTCTGTTTTGGGAAAATTATATTCCTCATACAGGACCTCATTTTCTACTGTGTCTGGTAAAAATTGTACAGACTTTATTATtggtttattttattttcctacGGTGCTTTCATTGTAGGTTTATCATAATAGGTTTGAGATGACCACTGCTCTCATACTTCACCAGTTGATAACTCAGAGGCATTATAATTTTCATCTCATAAGTTCAGTTGgcttcttatcttttttcttttggctgTATATATGTTGAGTGAGAGGAATTAGGCATTAAGGTACTATATCCACAGAGGTGGTCACTCCTCATTCTGAGTTCCTCAACAACTGACTTGCTGCCCAAGGAAAGAATACTACCTTATTTTACATGTTTCTCTAAATAGCTACCTTATTTTCATGGTACTGACAGTCATTCATTTTCAAAAAGTTGCCAATTTCTTGATTATTAAAGATAAATGAGGACCTTCATCTCAGTTTTTTCTTCATAAACTAAGTATGTTGACAATAAATGGGTGCTATTAGGGCATTAGCCTTTCCATCTGGTCTTGTTAAAAGGCCTCCATTATCTTTCCCTCATCTTTTCAACGCAGTTTATGCATTAATTTGATATTTTATCATAAGCTTTCAATCTCTTATCTTTGCCAAATTGTTTTTATTCATCCTGTAACTTATTTCATATAACTTAACCTTGTTGAAAGTGTTGTTTTCATATGGGTAACATTTTATTACTACCTCTCGAGTCCCACACCAGTATCCAGAAGTCTACTTAGAATACTCTTCTCTGTCAAATACTTTTTATTTTTAACCTCTCTCTTGATTACAGTCCTCCTTTTCTAAACTTCATCTTTTTATGTAAGTGATGTACAAAATAAATTTCTTTGTTCTAAATCTTTTGTTGGGTGGGGATCTATTTTATCATAGGCAGTTAACTTCTCGCTCATCAGTTAGCCATGGTTTATTTTAAGTGTTGTTAGTACTTTATATGGCAGTTCAATTACATTTGGAAATAGCCAGAATGGCTAAAATTGATGCGATTTATTGTGTAACAAATAGATTTTCCCCATATGCCTCTTGTGTAACATGACAATCAATCTTCAACTGGCAACATCATGTTCACTTTTCATTAGTCATATAGTGTAATAAATCATTAGTTTAactattcatcattttcattctcaTGTCTCATTACCATGGTGCCTTGAGTTTGAATCGAGTTGTTACAAGAACTTTTTTCAAGAAAAATCCTTCGTACTTGTTCATCCAATTAATAATGTAAAAAATCATAGCAGTTAGTAGTAGTGCAGTGTTATTTTGCAATTATTTGTTGGATATTGAACTGTGATATTGCAGAATAATGACGTCATTCATTCAACATTCCTAAAGTGAGACCAGTTTATTGTTGGCCAGTGTTGGAGTGACGTGAGGAAGCCAAGTATTTTGTTACGTGTTAATGACACGGCCATTCCATTGACCAATAGGGTTTGTCCATTGgtgtgtttttgtattgtcttgtTGTATGGAATGAGAATGTTGTGTTCAATTTTGTATGCTTAAAGAAACAAATGTAAATtgttaaaaaagatatgaatGCCTTATGTAAATAGTTGTACATGACTTAGAGCTGTTAAGTTAGTGCCTGTATTGTGTTGTCCTGACAGAACCTCCTTGGGGTGAGTTCACATGTGTTTATGGGACCCAGTAAGGCATTTGTTAATTTCAGAACATGCAAGTTGATTAGCAGGTCAGCATGTACTCACCCTAATAGTTCCATTTATGAAGTGGGTTGGACCTTTAAATTGTGGGCCCTCCACAAATATTCCACAAGATTACCTCGGGACTGATCCAGTGGTCTATGTACAGTTAATGTTATAGGGAAAGCTTAACCACTAAAAAATATTTCAGCAGATTATGCTgtattccctccctttttttttttttttcattgtacagAAATAAGGTAAGTAAGCTGGACCCTGGATCTAGCACAGTAACTTATGTCCTGAACAATTTTTTGTCGTGAGAGGCAACATTTAAGCCAACTGCATAATGTACCCCGTGCCATAAATGCACCAAACACCTCAGGAGATGTACAATTCAGGTTGTTTCCTGTTATTATTGAGGCTAAGCTAAGTAATCAACACAGTCATAAGGGAAGAAGAACAATTTGAAAATATCATTTGTGGTTATGTGGTAATATAACCAAGTTTTTAATAAGAAACCTACTGTAACATACCCTAACAAGAAATTAGCTTAGAGTGAAATCTACAGTCAACCAAAATTACAAAATAAAGTGCCAAATGTAAAGATTTATATTTAACTCAAGCCCAATATTGATGGAATAGCAGCCTGTTAAAGTGTTTCAGGTAAAAGAAGAGTAGTTATGCCAAATAAGTTTGTCATGATGTCTTCACGAGTTGGATACCTTCATTGTGTGATTTACCTAGAAATCTGAAATAGGATCATATTTTTATTCTTGTCTGAAAAAATACTAAAATGCAGAAGGAGGTTGCATAGCTCAAGTATTTTTATTGTACTCCCTTTGTGATATACAAGTGCCATTTGAGAATAAAATGGACcaaattttaactttttttctttatactctaAACCTGATATGCTGGATAACGTTGCCAAATATCACCCATGATTTGAACTGAAAAATCTTCATATTTTTTGTTTCCATTAATAAAATGTAATAAATTCATGGAAAAGTGAGTTAAcatttgatcaccatttcccacattataggagtagcaccaggaacagacaaaggccaCGTCTGCTCATATCCaatttttagctgtcatgtgtagtgcaacaTAACCACAGACATTCCTGATATGGCACAGCAATATAGCATTGAAGTTTATGTGATGATCCTCTattggtggtggaagaggggtgAGTCATTTAAATTTTCTATTTTCCATcataaaatgtaagaaattatACTGTACATATGTGGtcctgtctgtccatctatcctAAGTCTGGAGATATGGTGAGAAAACTGTCAGACACATGATGAatacccccatacacagttgctAATAATCCACCCATTTCATGGTGGGATAAAGACTGTAGGCTGATGGGGTGAAATTTTTTTGGGAAAGTACTTTATTGTTAAGCAGAAAGGCTGTTCCAGTAATAAAGGGGGTAAGGAGAAGGAAAATGGCAAAGTCATCATAACACAGAACAATGCCATCCAGAATTCAAGATTTGACAGTGGTAACCAGGAAGGTCACGGTGAtagtgaggaagggtgtggtaaggagggaatggtggtggtgagggaggacatggtggctggggtggggggagaggaggaggaatggcagCAAGACAGTTTGTGGTATTCTTTCACAGGAGTGAGCAGACTTGGGGTACAAACCTGCTAGTAAAGTACATGTAAAGGTAAAGGATATATACAAACAAGTGAGCTAAAATTCCTCATCTAGTCATGGCACTGGCACTGCTGTATGGATGTAGATCCCCAACAGTGAAGGGTGTGCATCAGCTACTGTCAATGTCTGAGGCACCAATGTCACTATCCATGCTGCCCAAACAGGAACTGACCAAGGCAACACTTTGTGGCCATACAGATTTCAGACCTTTTTGTGATTACTGTGGCATAATATGTTTAACCCTTGTGCTGTGGCCAGTTTATAAGAAAAAACTTCACTAGCCACTGTGCATACAATCATAAATCTTGAATTAGCCGCCTCTGTCTTGAGGCAACAATACAGCCTTTAATACATGCATTGGCATCCAAACACTGTTACCAGACACTACAgcctatatttttttcatacacttttcagTATATTTTATTGTTAGCAGAAACACTGGGCCAGCAATATGGGTGTTATGGAGAGGGAAAACTGCAGGGTGAGTGATTATACCACAAAGCAATGCCATCCTCAattcagggtgtggtggccagggagagtgtggtagctAAGGAAGGTAAGGTGGTGGTGAAAAGGAAGAGTGTggcatgatggtggtgaggaagggtatgGTAGGGAAGGAATGGTGCTGGTAAGGGAGGATTTGGTAGCCAGAGTTGGACAGAGGGATGACAACGAGGCAAGTCAAGGATATCTGTATGATATCAACACCCTTAAGTAATCATTTTTGAAGCTTCAGTTCTTGCAAGATGAGAGTAGTGATGAAAACCCATATTAATTATTTTTGACATATCTAGCAAAAATaccatatacacatgaatatccAACACAGCCATGGCTATGTGGCATGAATTAGGAACAGACAAGAGCATGATCAACATACAGTAAGCTAGAATATTGTAGGTAGTATGCCAAATGTGTGATTTTTGAGAGATTTGTGCTAGTTATCATGTGAACATATGATAATGGTGTTTaggttattattttgctttagaaGGTTTAGGGCTAGAAATGTGAATCAAAAGGAAAGGAGGATAGAAGTTTGAGATTCTGATGAACTGTGATGTTATTACTTTAATTCCAAGGTAATTCACATGAAAAGGTGGGATGCATAAGTGAAACTACACAGTGAACTTTATGCACATGTCAAGCATGCACTAATATAAGCTGCCACAAAATATGTGGTCATGTAAGATTTATTTCAATAACCACATGgtttattttcataatatttgcaTAAAGTATTTGACCAAATGCTGATGCATGGATGTGAAATGCAAGTGTTTACAGGTCAGGACAGTAAAAAATTataagcaggagggagagagaacttGCACAGCATATTTGGAAATGGGAAGATGGAT
This window of the Panulirus ornatus isolate Po-2019 chromosome 17, ASM3632096v1, whole genome shotgun sequence genome carries:
- the LOC139754578 gene encoding uncharacterized protein isoform X5, encoding MSECEMARRFEAEDSEGSNDAMSPSKAKDGMVNNITLWQFLLELLLSNQYKHIISWTNSEGEFKLLNAEEVARLWGLRKNKTNMNYDKLSRALRYYYDKNIIKKVLGQKFVYRFVSFPEIVKMENKIPFHVKMESLGSNSNTKATSGGMSPYSSGASGLQPGAPSPSSSHHGGSRLPSPAQASTHHLATPPPAHIGSYSSLNPLAHMYSAAFSHMAAASLGGYLSALARRPEPEAPSPSQPPPTLWPPDLGQRSPSPPSEDSADDVPSAPLHLVTEEASRRRREEEAEERRREEEQRRPRSRSPRSHSPYQHSPVPRLRSPLRQRSPLPSPPPLSPLTPPPVREHKPTVSATSTAAASAGATSLTGTKAGPGKVRSGPKPKPSPLSIEAITGSPPVLSPRQFSASSLNTPLVNLPSPPYSGVGTKSPYLPLHLWSSLSPLASLSPHYGSPRNHHHFTFPALPQYSHLPPPVVSPLLPTTAFDFSALTSPTEKTATVPVLQ
- the LOC139754578 gene encoding uncharacterized protein isoform X4, which codes for MILLECEMARRFEAEDSEGSNDAMSPSKAKDGMVNNITLWQFLLELLLSNQYKHIISWTNSEGEFKLLNAEEVARLWGLRKNKTNMNYDKLSRALRYYYDKNIIKKVLGQKFVYRFVSFPEIVKMENKIPFHVKMESLGSNSNTKATSGGMSPYSSGASGLQPGAPSPSSSHHGGSRLPSPAQASTHHLATPPPAHIGSYSSLNPLAHMYSAAFSHMAAASLGGYLSALARRPEPEAPSPSQPPPTLWPPDLGQRSPSPPSEDSADDVPSAPLHLVTEEASRRRREEEAEERRREEEQRRPRSRSPRSHSPYQHSPVPRLRSPLRQRSPLPSPPPLSPLTPPPVREHKPTVSATSTAAASAGATSLTGTKAGPGKVRSGPKPKPSPLSIEAITGSPPVLSPRQFSASSLNTPLVNLPSPPYSGVGTKSPYLPLHLWSSLSPLASLSPHYGSPRNHHHFTFPALPQYSHLPPPVVSPLLPTTAFDFSALTSPTEKTATVPVLQ
- the LOC139754578 gene encoding uncharacterized protein isoform X6, yielding MARRFEAEDSEGSNDAMSPSKAKDGMVNNITLWQFLLELLLSNQYKHIISWTNSEGEFKLLNAEEVARLWGLRKNKTNMNYDKLSRALRYYYDKNIIKKVLGQKFVYRFVSFPEIVKMENKIPFHVKMESLGSNSNTKATSGGMSPYSSGASGLQPGAPSPSSSHHGGSRLPSPAQASTHHLATPPPAHIGSYSSLNPLAHMYSAAFSHMAAASLGGYLSALARRPEPEAPSPSQPPPTLWPPDLGQRSPSPPSEDSADDVPSAPLHLVTEEASRRRREEEAEERRREEEQRRPRSRSPRSHSPYQHSPVPRLRSPLRQRSPLPSPPPLSPLTPPPVREHKPTVSATSTAAASAGATSLTGTKAGPGKVRSGPKPKPSPLSIEAITGSPPVLSPRQFSASSLNTPLVNLPSPPYSGVGTKSPYLPLHLWSSLSPLASLSPHYGSPRNHHHFTFPALPQYSHLPPPVVSPLLPTTAFDFSALTSPTEKTATVPVLQ
- the LOC139754578 gene encoding uncharacterized protein isoform X2, with protein sequence MTLKDEVRGKVIRPRRRAHRLRTGDAEDSDVRPPRSVTKCEMARRFEAEDSEGSNDAMSPSKAKDGMVNNITLWQFLLELLLSNQYKHIISWTNSEGEFKLLNAEEVARLWGLRKNKTNMNYDKLSRALRYYYDKNIIKKVLGQKFVYRFVSFPEIVKMENKIPFHVKMESLGSNSNTKATSGGMSPYSSGASGLQPGAPSPSSSHHGGSRLPSPAQASTHHLATPPPAHIGSYSSLNPLAHMYSAAFSHMAAASLGGYLSALARRPEPEAPSPSQPPPTLWPPDLGQRSPSPPSEDSADDVPSAPLHLVTEEASRRRREEEAEERRREEEQRRPRSRSPRSHSPYQHSPVPRLRSPLRQRSPLPSPPPLSPLTPPPVREHKPTVSATSTAAASAGATSLTGTKAGPGKVRSGPKPKPSPLSIEAITGSPPVLSPRQFSASSLNTPLVNLPSPPYSGVGTKSPYLPLHLWSSLSPLASLSPHYGSPRNHHHFTFPALPQYSHLPPPVVSPLLPTTAFDFSALTSPTEKTATVPVLQ
- the LOC139754578 gene encoding uncharacterized protein isoform X3, producing the protein MDDLAECEMARRFEAEDSEGSNDAMSPSKAKDGMVNNITLWQFLLELLLSNQYKHIISWTNSEGEFKLLNAEEVARLWGLRKNKTNMNYDKLSRALRYYYDKNIIKKVLGQKFVYRFVSFPEIVKMENKIPFHVKMESLGSNSNTKATSGGMSPYSSGASGLQPGAPSPSSSHHGGSRLPSPAQASTHHLATPPPAHIGSYSSLNPLAHMYSAAFSHMAAASLGGYLSALARRPEPEAPSPSQPPPTLWPPDLGQRSPSPPSEDSADDVPSAPLHLVTEEASRRRREEEAEERRREEEQRRPRSRSPRSHSPYQHSPVPRLRSPLRQRSPLPSPPPLSPLTPPPVREHKPTVSATSTAAASAGATSLTGTKAGPGKVRSGPKPKPSPLSIEAITGSPPVLSPRQFSASSLNTPLVNLPSPPYSGVGTKSPYLPLHLWSSLSPLASLSPHYGSPRNHHHFTFPALPQYSHLPPPVVSPLLPTTAFDFSALTSPTEKTATVPVLQ
- the LOC139754578 gene encoding uncharacterized protein isoform X1, encoding MRSWRSPIIHQKEKVKMWVEHISLSTQCNLADPIYLNFGECEMARRFEAEDSEGSNDAMSPSKAKDGMVNNITLWQFLLELLLSNQYKHIISWTNSEGEFKLLNAEEVARLWGLRKNKTNMNYDKLSRALRYYYDKNIIKKVLGQKFVYRFVSFPEIVKMENKIPFHVKMESLGSNSNTKATSGGMSPYSSGASGLQPGAPSPSSSHHGGSRLPSPAQASTHHLATPPPAHIGSYSSLNPLAHMYSAAFSHMAAASLGGYLSALARRPEPEAPSPSQPPPTLWPPDLGQRSPSPPSEDSADDVPSAPLHLVTEEASRRRREEEAEERRREEEQRRPRSRSPRSHSPYQHSPVPRLRSPLRQRSPLPSPPPLSPLTPPPVREHKPTVSATSTAAASAGATSLTGTKAGPGKVRSGPKPKPSPLSIEAITGSPPVLSPRQFSASSLNTPLVNLPSPPYSGVGTKSPYLPLHLWSSLSPLASLSPHYGSPRNHHHFTFPALPQYSHLPPPVVSPLLPTTAFDFSALTSPTEKTATVPVLQ
- the LOC139754578 gene encoding uncharacterized protein isoform X7; translation: MMECTDGMVNNITLWQFLLELLLSNQYKHIISWTNSEGEFKLLNAEEVARLWGLRKNKTNMNYDKLSRALRYYYDKNIIKKVLGQKFVYRFVSFPEIVKMENKIPFHVKMESLGSNSNTKATSGGMSPYSSGASGLQPGAPSPSSSHHGGSRLPSPAQASTHHLATPPPAHIGSYSSLNPLAHMYSAAFSHMAAASLGGYLSALARRPEPEAPSPSQPPPTLWPPDLGQRSPSPPSEDSADDVPSAPLHLVTEEASRRRREEEAEERRREEEQRRPRSRSPRSHSPYQHSPVPRLRSPLRQRSPLPSPPPLSPLTPPPVREHKPTVSATSTAAASAGATSLTGTKAGPGKVRSGPKPKPSPLSIEAITGSPPVLSPRQFSASSLNTPLVNLPSPPYSGVGTKSPYLPLHLWSSLSPLASLSPHYGSPRNHHHFTFPALPQYSHLPPPVVSPLLPTTAFDFSALTSPTEKTATVPVLQ